From Triticum urartu cultivar G1812 chromosome 2, Tu2.1, whole genome shotgun sequence, a single genomic window includes:
- the LOC125538229 gene encoding protein PHLOEM UNLOADING MODULATOR-like, giving the protein MARAKAPRRKPPQAVSRRLLGFCGLSFAAALYVGIDYLRYLSPTWHDRLQPVLWAALALAAAARAPFYRHWDVELRAVLPFLGSIVFMLSAFLIEMISVRFVSVLMGLQWHGSAAPLPDTGQWLLLALNEKLPGSVVDLLRAHVITLHHYLMLFMMLGFSVLFDCIKAPGLGIATRYMFTMAVGRLLRVATFVGTILPSARPWCAAGRYQIPGHPHPWAQKYYVPYASDSHAIRAVIDTDMAYADVQAYPDEYSPDWGRMSFLVDILRPTPGEGPAWYHLLKKASGGCNDLMYSGHMLVAVLTAMAWTEAYGGWISVAIWFLVLHSAQREVRERHHYTVDCVVAIYVGILLWRMTRFIWSARDASRARRLAKLEEVQSRLIHAAKDADVNEIRDLLKEVELAGHDKPGFSQRAILAFAAATIIFTLTCVVLALTLTSDG; this is encoded by the exons ATGGCGAGGGCGAAGGCACCGAGGCGGAAGCCGCCGCAGGCGGTCTCCCGACGGCTCCTCGGATTTTGCGGGCTGAGCTTCGCGGCGGCGTTGTACGTGGGGATTGACTACCTGCGGTACCTCTCGCCGACATGGCACGACCGGCTGCAGCCGGTGCTCTGGGCGGCGCTggcgctcgccgccgccgcgcgcgcACCCTTCTACCGCCACTGGGATGTCGAGCTCCGGGCGGTGCTTCCCTTCCTCGGTTCCATCGTCTTCATGCTCAGCGCCTTCCTCATCGAGATGATCTCCGTCCGCTTCGTCTCCGTCCTGATGGGGCTCCAGTGGCACGG ATCTGCTGCTCCACTTCCTGACACTGGCCAATGGCTGCTTCTAGCTTTGAATGAGAAGCTTCCTGGAAGTGTTGTTGATCTATTGAGAGCTCATGTTATCACTCTTCACCATTATTTGATGTTATTTATGATGTTGGGGTTCTCAGTGCTGTTTGATTGCATCAAGGCTCCTGGTCTTGGAATAGCCACAAGATATATGTTCACCATGGCAGTCGGACGGTTGCTTCGGGTGGCAACTTTTGTTGGTACAATTCTTCCATCTGCGAGACCTTGGTGCGCTGCAGGTCGTTATCAAATACCTGGGCACCCTCATCCCTGGGCGCAAAAATATTATGTTCCATATGCTTCTGATTCACATGCTATTCGTGCGGTCATAGACACTGATATGGCTTATG CTGATGTTCAAGCTTACCCTGATGAGTACAGTCCTGACTGGGGTCGGATGAGTTTCTTAGTAGACATTTTGAGGCCAACCCCTGGAGAGGGGCCTGCATGGTACCATCTGTTGAAAAAAGCCAGTGGAGGTTGCAATGATCTTATGTATAGTGGGCACATGCTTGTCGCTGTTCTTACTGCCATGGCATGGACG GAAGCTTATGGAGGCTGGATTTCTGTTGCAATATGGTTTCTCGTCCTGCACAGTGCACAAAGGGAGGTACGTGAACGGCATCATTACACCGTGGACTGCGTCGTGGCAATCTACGTCGGAATCCTCTTGTGGAGGATGACACGGTTCATCTGGTCTGCTAGAGATGCCAGCCGAGCTAGAAGGCTTGCTAAGCTTGAAGAGGTTCAGAGCAGGCTAATTCATGCAGCAAAGGATGCAGACGTCAATGAAATCCGGGATCTGCTGAAGGAGGTTGAGCTAGCAGGCCATGACAAGCCCGGCTTTTCACAGAGAGCCATCCTGGCCTTCGCTGCAGCTACAATTATTTTCACGCTGACCTGTGTTGTCCTTGCCCTTACTTTAACCAGTGACGGGTGA